In Victivallis lenta, the following proteins share a genomic window:
- a CDS encoding sensor histidine kinase, whose protein sequence is MARKDSVLLFIPALIGGIIVVSIFLLDLQLADFQEAYFREVIDETRRNNFFLIRFCKEQLEANDPEKIRRLLRTSGPNPVVAKIIARSRGVVAETENAPDYLAEHIRSPRIRGLFKKNDQEDVLVKYDETLNSFMVYHSAHFNAGGQDYILVMAAKCNSMTMLMRQTRDGMIILTILGILSTIVLIVYFCSIIRSPLNRLFASMSKIAAGELEYPVYVPRYGLVREIAICLQSLTEQLKKQIVSLRDDAYEREAILDALTEAILLVNASGRVERWNRTACGLFPGLEPAAKLPECPAELREYIEKVGETGVYSEELSVKRGEKERQLLANAVSFTRDGGKYVLVSITDLSDIRKLEAYRTEFIAAISHEMKTPLTGIVGAVDAINNGALDNEEYKSRCIQTLTRQSERLHTLLQSFLTLSSLETMRKGTENDFLPVLPAAVIRGAAEECRSMAETAGIDLVVGECSSIEFPGDFLLLQQALNSLITNAVLHSGTKRIEVSAVAAEGKQIDFLVRDYGCGIAPEHRERIFKRFYRIPGSRNGPGNGIGLAIVKHIALYHGGNVSVVSEPDAGAEFHLRIPY, encoded by the coding sequence ATGGCGCGAAAGGACTCCGTTCTGCTCTTCATCCCGGCGCTGATCGGCGGAATCATTGTCGTCTCCATTTTTCTGCTGGATCTTCAGCTTGCCGACTTCCAGGAGGCGTATTTCCGGGAGGTGATCGACGAAACCAGGCGGAACAATTTTTTCCTGATCCGGTTCTGCAAGGAACAGCTCGAAGCGAACGATCCGGAGAAAATCCGCCGGCTGCTCCGCACCAGCGGGCCGAATCCCGTGGTCGCCAAAATCATCGCCCGCAGCAGAGGAGTCGTGGCCGAAACCGAAAACGCCCCGGACTACCTCGCCGAACATATCCGCAGCCCGAGAATCCGGGGATTGTTCAAGAAAAACGACCAGGAGGATGTCCTCGTCAAATATGACGAAACATTGAACTCCTTCATGGTATACCATTCGGCCCACTTCAACGCCGGAGGGCAGGACTACATCCTGGTCATGGCCGCAAAGTGCAACAGCATGACCATGCTCATGCGGCAGACCCGGGACGGCATGATCATTCTGACCATCCTCGGCATTCTGTCGACGATCGTGCTGATCGTTTATTTCTGTTCCATCATCCGTTCGCCGCTGAATCGGCTTTTCGCAAGCATGTCGAAGATTGCGGCGGGAGAGCTGGAGTATCCGGTCTACGTGCCGCGCTACGGCCTTGTGCGTGAAATCGCAATCTGCCTGCAGAGCCTGACGGAACAGCTGAAAAAACAGATCGTCTCCCTCCGGGACGACGCGTACGAGCGGGAAGCCATCCTGGATGCATTGACTGAAGCGATTCTTCTGGTCAACGCCTCCGGCCGGGTCGAGCGCTGGAACCGGACTGCCTGCGGACTGTTCCCCGGCCTGGAACCGGCGGCAAAACTGCCGGAGTGCCCGGCGGAGCTGAGAGAATATATCGAAAAAGTCGGAGAAACCGGCGTCTATTCGGAAGAGCTTTCCGTAAAGCGCGGAGAAAAAGAGCGGCAGCTCCTCGCGAATGCCGTCTCCTTCACCCGGGACGGCGGAAAGTACGTTCTCGTTTCGATCACCGACCTCTCCGACATCCGGAAACTCGAGGCGTACCGGACGGAATTCATCGCGGCGATTTCGCATGAGATGAAAACGCCGCTGACCGGAATCGTCGGCGCCGTAGACGCCATCAACAACGGCGCGCTCGACAACGAGGAGTACAAATCCCGCTGCATCCAGACCCTGACCCGCCAGTCGGAACGGCTGCACACCCTGCTGCAGAGCTTCCTGACGCTGAGCTCCCTCGAAACGATGCGGAAGGGAACTGAAAACGATTTTCTGCCGGTCCTGCCGGCGGCAGTCATCCGCGGAGCGGCGGAGGAGTGCAGGAGCATGGCCGAAACGGCGGGAATCGATCTGGTCGTCGGAGAGTGTTCCTCCATCGAATTTCCGGGTGATTTTCTCCTGCTCCAGCAGGCGCTGAACAGCCTGATCACCAATGCGGTTCTGCACAGCGGAACGAAACGGATCGAAGTCTCCGCCGTCGCGGCGGAGGGAAAGCAGATCGATTTCCTTGTCCGCGATTACGGCTGCGGCATCGCGCCGGAACACCGGGAACGGATCTTC